A portion of the uncultured Methanobrevibacter sp. genome contains these proteins:
- a CDS encoding TrpB-like pyridoxal phosphate-dependent enzyme: protein MNYKIELSSEDVPKKWYNINADLPCELPMPKNSEGKDQIGDLQKAFTKAALDQEFATERYIKIPQKVRELYMQMGRPTSLFRAKRLEEKLNTPAKIYYKREDTSPTGSHKLNSAIPQAYFAKKEGIERLTTETGAGQWGTALSLACSLLDLECTVYMVKVSFNQKPDRKNIMNIYGGEVFASPSENTEFGRKVLAKNPDHVGSLGIAISEAMEEALNNDNVKYTLGSVLNHVMLHQTIIGQELKTQLEIANEEPDTMVACVGGGSNFAGALYPFIKDKLDGNSDTEFIAVEPSACPTLTEGKYEYDFGDSNGFTPLLKMYTLGHDFVAPAVHAGGLRYHGMCPQISLLAHEGYINPRTAHQRDVFNAGIQFAKCEGIVPAPETTHAIKAGIDEAIKCRQTGEEKTIVINFSGHGMLDLKGYANYFSGEMPNSK, encoded by the coding sequence ATGAATTATAAAATAGAATTATCATCTGAAGATGTGCCAAAAAAATGGTACAATATTAACGCTGATTTACCTTGTGAACTTCCAATGCCAAAAAACAGTGAAGGAAAAGATCAAATTGGAGATTTACAAAAAGCATTTACAAAAGCAGCACTAGATCAGGAGTTTGCAACTGAAAGATATATTAAAATTCCACAAAAAGTAAGGGAATTATACATGCAAATGGGAAGACCAACTTCTTTATTTAGAGCTAAACGCCTTGAAGAAAAATTAAATACTCCAGCTAAAATCTATTACAAAAGAGAAGACACCTCTCCTACAGGATCACATAAATTAAACAGTGCAATTCCACAAGCATACTTTGCTAAAAAAGAAGGAATTGAAAGATTAACAACAGAAACAGGTGCAGGACAATGGGGAACTGCATTATCACTTGCTTGTTCATTACTTGACTTGGAATGTACAGTATACATGGTTAAAGTATCATTTAATCAAAAACCAGACAGAAAAAACATAATGAATATTTATGGTGGAGAAGTCTTTGCCTCCCCAAGTGAAAACACAGAATTTGGACGTAAAGTATTAGCCAAAAACCCTGACCATGTAGGATCACTTGGAATAGCTATTTCAGAAGCAATGGAAGAAGCTCTTAACAATGACAATGTAAAATACACTTTAGGTAGTGTGTTAAACCATGTAATGTTACATCAAACTATTATTGGTCAAGAACTTAAAACACAATTAGAAATAGCTAATGAAGAACCAGACACTATGGTTGCTTGTGTTGGTGGAGGAAGTAACTTTGCAGGAGCATTATATCCATTTATCAAAGATAAACTTGATGGAAACAGTGACACTGAATTTATTGCAGTAGAACCAAGTGCATGTCCAACATTAACTGAAGGTAAATATGAATATGACTTTGGAGATTCAAACGGATTCACTCCACTTCTTAAAATGTATACCTTAGGACATGACTTTGTAGCACCAGCAGTACATGCAGGAGGTTTAAGATACCATGGAATGTGTCCACAAATCTCATTACTTGCACATGAAGGATATATTAATCCAAGAACTGCCCATCAAAGAGATGTATTTAATGCAGGAATCCAATTTGCTAAATGTGAAGGAATAGTTCCAGCACCAGAAACTACTCATGCAATTAAAGCAGGTATTGATGAAGCTATTAAATGCAGACAAACAGGAGAAGAAAAAACTATTGTTATTAACTTCTCAGGACATGGTATGTTAGATTTAA
- a CDS encoding DUF1786 domain-containing protein, whose protein sequence is MKILAIDVGTGTQDILIYNNKKELENSIKLVLPSPHIYISQQIKEIENDIYFDGEIMGGGKLKRSILEHIDKGYDVVMEANCAKTIRDNLEQVKSYGIKIADENKSYEGYSKIHLGDINIKKLSEFILGYDLDFDIDKIAIAVQDHGYNENMGDRDFRFEKIREKLSKPIEPESFGFNGNVPDYYSRMKSVEKTLKKEGIDETPLLMDTKFASIAGMCYDEDASKLNSYIAIDIGNGHTTAASIENGKIQGLFEHHTSNLTGESLERYINRLASGEITNEEIYNDHGHGAHVLNPISKLEKVIVSGPKRELIEKTNLDWHYACPGGDVMMTGTVGLIKTIEWNE, encoded by the coding sequence ATGAAAATCTTAGCTATTGATGTTGGAACAGGAACTCAAGATATACTAATTTACAATAACAAAAAAGAGCTAGAAAACTCAATTAAATTAGTTCTACCTTCACCACACATTTACATTTCCCAACAAATTAAAGAAATTGAAAATGACATTTATTTTGACGGAGAAATTATGGGTGGAGGAAAATTAAAAAGAAGTATTCTTGAACATATAGATAAAGGTTATGACGTGGTAATGGAAGCCAATTGTGCTAAAACAATAAGAGATAACTTAGAACAAGTAAAATCCTATGGAATTAAAATAGCTGATGAAAATAAAAGTTATGAAGGATACAGTAAAATCCATCTAGGAGATATAAATATTAAAAAGTTATCTGAGTTTATATTAGGTTATGATTTGGATTTTGATATTGATAAAATAGCTATTGCTGTTCAAGACCATGGATACAATGAAAATATGGGAGACAGAGACTTCAGGTTTGAAAAAATCAGGGAAAAATTAAGTAAACCTATCGAACCTGAAAGCTTTGGATTTAATGGAAATGTTCCAGATTATTATTCCAGAATGAAATCTGTAGAAAAAACCCTTAAAAAAGAAGGTATTGATGAAACACCCCTATTAATGGATACTAAATTTGCTTCAATAGCTGGAATGTGTTATGATGAAGATGCTTCCAAATTAAATAGTTATATAGCTATTGACATTGGAAATGGACATACTACTGCTGCATCAATAGAAAATGGTAAAATCCAAGGATTATTTGAACACCATACTTCTAATTTAACTGGCGAATCATTGGAAAGATATATCAACAGATTAGCTAGTGGTGAAATTACAAATGAAGAAATATATAATGACCATGGTCATGGAGCACATGTGTTAAATCCTATATCCAAGTTAGAAAAAGTAATAGTTAGTGGTCCTAAAAGAGAATTAATTGAAAAAACTAATCTTGATTGGCATTATGCATGTCCAGGAGGAGATGTAATGATGACTGGAACAGTCGGGTTAATCAAAACTATTGAATGGAATGAATAA